The Pleuronectes platessa chromosome 11, fPlePla1.1, whole genome shotgun sequence genome includes a window with the following:
- the fam241a gene encoding uncharacterized protein FAM241A gives MSAAPPVTDRHVCNRHEREEPPALNRRGGGHAAPRQTAPHLQRHRADGSETRPGPPIDPSAGWPHVEDPTTREPLLDDCERMGTLFGMLNKCLRAMGFSQMYFGDKIVEPVLIVFFWLLLWFLGIQALGLVGTLCIIIIYIQK, from the exons ATGTCCGCTGCACCGCCTGTCACAGACCGGCATGTTTGTAACCGACATGAACGTGAGGAGCCCCCGGCGCTGAACCGGAGAGGAGGCGGACACGCTGCTCCACGACAGACCGCCCCACACCTCCAGCGTCACCGG GCCGATGGCAGCGAGACCCGACCTGGACCACCCATTGATCCCAGTGCCGGGTGGCCCCATGTGGAAGACCCCACCACCAGAGAGCCTCTGCTGGATGACTGTGAGCGGATGGGGACTTTGTTTGGGATGCTCAACAAGTGCCTGCGAGCGATGGGCTTCAGCCAGATGTACTTTGGAGACAAGATAGTGGAGCCGGTATTGATTGTGTTCTTCTGGCTGCTGCTCTGGTTCCTGGGTATTCAGGCCCTGGGACTGGTGGGAACTctgtgcatcatcatcatctacaTCCAGAAGTAA
- the lrit3b gene encoding leucine-rich repeat, immunoglobulin-like domain and transmembrane domain-containing protein 3b, with protein sequence MSFSFNLEDFQRDPTEEYWEYGETNGLPENGARLLKDVSAAPCSHLAVVSVGSLLVPDFLCVHAWEQWNNTAQVDRLVQCSDPGISSVPINVPADTVKLRLEKTLISRVPRAAFYNLSELQFLGLVYNFITSVHPSSFVNLKALRELRLDGNLLSSFPWEGLRDMPQLQTLGLHNNRLSSLPAHAVLFLPNITYLDLSSNRLTILPAELLDLWFPLPGQQEGQVKRRILGLHDNPWLCDCQISMVRSLSMSLGSPVVIMDQFLMCSRSLGQSAMLLTQAELPRCMRPSVQPSATKVISPLGSNVILRCDASGYPTPTLNWIKTSTYTDCCQQQIPEDSEQLPRNLESFMQESPRVGVRWSIISLNGLSYKDAGEYRCQARNMAGISEAQIKLKVVGNTRLRLPRKKSQKTPSKSKKRKPNQSPGTANTPSVKGNQILQNIPPPSTNNIQTVPNIVSKVLPVDKNIKRPKLNSAKKKSQKSTKSTSESSNNSTTALLSAILL encoded by the exons ATGTCCTTCAGCTTCAATTTGGAGGATTTCCAGCGAGATCCA ACTGAGGAGTACTGGGAATATGGAGAAACAAATGGCCTTCCGGAGAACGGTGCTCGTCTGTTGAAAGATGTATCTGCTGCTCCTTGCTCACATCTTGCAGTCGTCTCTGTTGGCAGTCTACTCGTGCCCGACTTTTTGTGCGTGCACGCTTGGGAGCAGTGGAACAACACAGCTCAGGTTGA CAGGTTGGTGCAGTGCAGTGACCCTGGAATCTCATCTGTTCCCATCAATGTCCCAGCTGACACAGTCAAATTGCGTCTAGAGAAGACCTTGATCTCCAGGGTGCCCCGGGCAGCCTTCTACAACCTGTCAGAGCTGCAGTTCTTGGGGCTGGTCTACAACTTCATTACATCCGTACACCCGAGCAGCTTTGTCAACCTCAAGGCCCTGCGAGAGCTGCGCCTAGATGGGAACCTCCTGTCATCCTTCCCCTGGGAGGGTCTCAGGGACATGCCACAACTCCAAACTCTTGGACTCCACAACAACCGTCTGTCCAGCCTGCCTGCCCACGCTGTGCTCTTCCTCCCCAACATCACCTACCTCGACCTGTCCAGCAACAG GCTGACTATTTTacctgcagagctgctggacCTCTGGTTTCCTCTGCCAGGACAACAGGAGGGTCAAGTAAAGAGGAGAATATTGG GTCTCCATGACAACCCTTGGTTATGTGACTGCCAGATCTCCATGGTGAGGTCCTTGTCCATGTCTCTTGGGAGTCCAGTAGTTATCATGGACCAGTTTCTGATGTGCAGCAGGTCTCTGGGTCAGTCAGCGATGCTCCTGACCCAGGCAGAGCTGCCCCGCTGTATGAGGCCCTCGGTCCAGCCTTCGGCCACCAAAGTCATTTCTCCTTTGGGCAGCAACGTAATCCTCCGCTGTGACGCTAGTGGCTACCCAACACCAACCCTAAACTGGATCAAAACCTCAACTTACACAG ATTGTTGCCAGCAACAGATCCCTGAGGACTCTGAACAGCTACCCAGGAACTTGGAGAGCT TTATGCAGGAATCTCCTCGAGTGGGGGTTCGCTGGTCGATAATCAGCCTCAATGGGTTGTCATACAAGGATGCTGGTGAATACCGCTGCCAGGCACGGAACATGGCGGGAATATCCGAAGCCCAGATTAAATTGAAGGTAGTGGGCAACACAAGACTCCGTCTTCCGAGGAAGAAGTCCCAAAAGACTCCATCCAAATCAAAAAAACGGAAGCCAAACCAGAGCCCAGGAACTGCCAACACCCCCTCAGTGAAGGGGAATCAGATACTCCAAAACATCCCACCACCGTCCACCAACAACATCCAGACTGTCCCTAACATTGTGTCCAAAGTACTCCCTGTAGACAAGAACATTAAAAGGCCTAAACTGAACAGTGCAAAGAAAAAGAGCCAGAAGTCCACCAAGTCTACATCTGAGTCCTCAAACAACTCTACAACTGCTCTTTTGTCAGCAATACTTCTGTAA